From the Mangifera indica cultivar Alphonso chromosome 10, CATAS_Mindica_2.1, whole genome shotgun sequence genome, one window contains:
- the LOC123228301 gene encoding tRNA (guanine(10)-N2)-methyltransferase homolog, with protein MWYLCVFYHRLLDYRRPEFESLTQLFGEPSSSSDVSLEWKIPKHHHPDSPFHFVNISSEDVARKVANRSILVKGIYELWGEGSSYEELEEAIRNYPDERKFPYLSPESTFKITVDSFGKVINFQEQNDRIKGLSYIPFKGRVNLKNPQHKFCLLETDDYGVNNGLPPVVQRRIFFGREVGSADRKLLPTYQLKSRTYLGPTAMDAEMAFLMANQALVKPGKLVYDPFVGTGSILVAAAHFGAMTMGADIDIRVVRDGRGPDCNVWSNFKQYGLPMPVGLLRADNNLPPWRPGLKEVFDAIICDPPYGVRAGGRKSGGRKLLKGAIDPYTVPDDKRVGHIPSTAPYCLSECIHDLLDLAGRMLVMGGRLVFFYPVLREDNSTEDCFPEHPCFKLIASSEQILSSRYSRVLLTMVKIGPYSEEIALAARIKHLEFRENHLKWLEDGNLHSSVFAPADPQLTATGDSRFSKEPKPKYRGKYV; from the exons ATGTGGTATTTGTGCGTGTTCTACCATAGATTGTTAGACTACAGAAGGCCAGAGTTTGAATCTCTAACTCAGCTTTTTGGTGAACCAAGCAGTTCCAGTGATGTTTCATTAGAATGGAAAATTCCCAAACACCATCACCCTGATTCTCCCTTTCATTTCGTCAATATTTCCTCCGAAGATGTTGCCCGTAAGGTCGCCAATCGAA GCATACTTGTTAAGGGAATTTATGAACTTTGGGGAGAAGGGAGCAGCTATGAAGAATTGGAGGAGGCTATAAGAAATTATCCAGATGAGCGGAAGTTTCCATATTTGAGCCCTGAAAGTACATTCAAGATTACTGTTGACAGTTTTGGGAAGGTCATCAATTTCCAAGAACAAAATGATCGGATTAAGGGACTTTCTTACATTCCTTTCAAG GGCcgagttaatttaaaaaatccgCAGCATAAGTTCTGCCTTTTAGAAACTGATGACTATGGAGTTAATAATGGGCTCCCACCAGTTGTCCAAAGGAGAATCTTTTTTGGTCGGGAAGTTGGCAGTGCTGATAGGAAGCTTTTACCAACATATCAGTTAAAAAGTCGTACTTATCTTGGCCCCACAGCAATGGATGCAGAAATGGCTTTCTTAATGGCCAACCAAGCATTGGTCAAACCCGGGAAACTTGTTTATGATCCTTTTGTTGGCACTGGGAGTATTCTTGTTGCTGCAGCACACTTTGGTGCAATGACCATG GGTGCAGATATTGACATTAGAGTGGTTCGTGATGGGCGTGGGCCTGATTGTAATGTTTGGAGCAATTTCAAGCAG TACGGGTTGCCGATGCCAGTTGGTCTGTTAAGGGCAGATAATAACCTTCCACCCTGGCGTCCTGGATTGAAAGAG GTGTTTGATGCCATAATTTGTGACCCACCTTATGGAGTTCGCGCTGGTGGACGTAAATCAGGTGGCCGAAAATTACTAAAGGGTGCTATAGATCCTTATACTGTTCCTGATGACAAGAGGGTTGGACACATACCATCAACAGCTCCTTACTGCTTATCTGAGTGTATACACGATTTGCTTGACCTTGCTGGTAGGATGCTGGTAATGGGTGGCAGGCTCGTGTTCTTCTACCCGGTACTAAGAGAAGATAATTCAACGGAAGACTGTTTCCCGGAACACCCTTGTTTTAAATTGATTGCTTCTTCCGAGCAGATCCTAAGTTCACGTTACAGTCGGGTTCTACTAACCATGGTGAAGATAGGTCCATATTCGGAGGAAATTGCTTTGGCAGCTAGGATAAAACACCTGGAATTTAGGGAGAACCATTTAAAGTGGTTAGAAGATGGTAATCTTCATTCTTCTGTTTTTGCTCCAGCAGATCCACAGTTGACTGCAACTGGGGATTCTAGATTTAGTAAAGAACCAAAGCCAAAGTACAGAGGGAAATATGTATAG